In Subdoligranulum variabile, the genomic stretch GGGCAGTTTTCTGCAGCACCACCAGACGGCGGTCAATGTGATCTCCGGTCTCGTCGTCATCTTCTTTGGGCTGAACTTCCTCGGCGTCATCAGGCTGACCCTCTTCAAGGGCAGCCACCACGCCGTCCGGGCCGACAACATGAATTTCTTCTCGGCGCTGGTATTCGGGGTGATCTTCTCGGTGGGGTGGACCCCCTGTGTGGGCGCCTTCCTGGGCTCGGCGCTGGCGCTGGCCTCCCAGCAGGGCCATGTGCTGGAAGGCATGCTGCTGCTCTTAGTCTATTCCCTGGGCCTGGGCGTGCCCTTTGTCTTGAGTGCGGTGCTCATCGACCGGCTGAAGACGGCCTTTGACTGGATCAAGCGCCATTACGATATCATCAATGCAGTCAGCGGCGGTTTCCTTATTCTGGTGGGTGTGCTGATGGCCACCGGCCTGATGGGCCGCTTCCTGAGCCTGCTCAGTTAAGGAGGAAACCATGCGTAACAAAGTGACCGGAATTCTGGTTGCCCTGCTCGTCGTGCTCATCGTCGGCGCGGGAATTCTGTATAAGACCCTCGGCAGCCGGTATGCCCCCAATCAGCTGGCGGTGGAGGCAACGCCCGTCCCCGCCCAGACGGCTTCGCCGGAACAGACGGCGGCCACCGCCGAGGCGGCGGAACCCACGGCGGAAGCTGTCCAGACCGCGCCGGACTTCACAGCCTATGACGCCGACGGCAACGCGGTGAAGCTCTCGGACTACTTCGGAAAGCCGCTGGTGCTGAATTTCTGGGCCAGCTGGTGTGGCCCCTGCCAGAGCGAGATGCCGGAATTCCAGCAGAAATATGAGGAACTGGCCGATGTGCA encodes the following:
- a CDS encoding cytochrome c biogenesis CcdA family protein encodes the protein MQYLISFLEGIITFVSPCLLPMLPVYLSYFAGGGEHSSRKTLTGAAGFVTGFTVVFVLLGALAGTLGSFLQHHQTAVNVISGLVVIFFGLNFLGVIRLTLFKGSHHAVRADNMNFFSALVFGVIFSVGWTPCVGAFLGSALALASQQGHVLEGMLLLLVYSLGLGVPFVLSAVLIDRLKTAFDWIKRHYDIINAVSGGFLILVGVLMATGLMGRFLSLLS
- a CDS encoding TlpA family protein disulfide reductase, translating into MRNKVTGILVALLVVLIVGAGILYKTLGSRYAPNQLAVEATPVPAQTASPEQTAATAEAAEPTAEAVQTAPDFTAYDADGNAVKLSDYFGKPLVLNFWASWCGPCQSEMPEFQQKYEELADVQFLMVNMTTGRETKEDAQALLAQEGYTFPVLFDTDADAAMTYSVYSLPTTYFIAADGTITAWARGAIDGDTLQKGIDMIAGS